In Musa acuminata AAA Group cultivar baxijiao chromosome BXJ3-9, Cavendish_Baxijiao_AAA, whole genome shotgun sequence, a single genomic region encodes these proteins:
- the LOC135649930 gene encoding serine carboxypeptidase 1-like produces MANSTSRRCVLQLGLLLLSGGFYLSSSAPEDARVTYLPGFNGTFPSAHYAGFVTVDEDHGRKLFYYFVVSERSPSKDPVVLWLNGGPGCSSFDGFVYEHGPFNFQSGVASGSLPQLHLNPYSWSKVSNIIYLDSPAGVGMSYSTDQSDYNTGDLKTASDSHTFLLKWFREYPEFLENPFYISGESYAGVYVPTLASEVVQGIKSGMTPTLNFKGYMVGNGVTDEAFDGDALVPFAYGMGLISTNLFQEVNTACKGSYWNPENEICETKLAKVDKALEDLNIYDILEPCYHRPEIRKVTVRHNKLPSSFRRLGETNRPLPVRKRIFGRSWPLRAPVREGHVPTWPELGSSVPCMDDEVATSWLNNEAVRSAIHAQPVSVVGPWELCTDNISFQHDAGSMIKYHKNLTYGGYRALIFSGDHDMCVPYTGSQAWTRSLGYQVLDEWRPWYFDKQVAGYTQGYEHNLTFLTIKGSGHTVPEYKPREALAFYARWLAGGSI; encoded by the exons ATGGCCAATTCTACCTCTCGCCGATGTGTTCTCCAGCTGGGGCTGCTGCTCCTCAGCGGTGGCTTCTACTTGTCCTCGTCGGCCCCCGAGGATGCTCGCGTCACTTACTTGCCAGGATTCAATGGAACGTTCCCATCGGCTCACTATGCCGG ATTTGTGACTGTAGATGAGGACCATGGGAGGAAGCTCTTCTACTACTTTGTGGTCTCCGAGAGAAGCCCCTCCAAGGATCCGGTGGTGCTCTGGCTTAATGGCGGACCGGGATGCTCCAGCTTCGACGGCTTCGTTTATGAGCATG GTCCATTCAATTTTCAATCGGGGGTGGCGAGTGGGAGCCTTCCACAGCTGCATCTTAATCCTTATAGTTGGTCGAAG GTCTCTAACATCATCTATTTGGACTCTCCGGCTGGAGTAGGAATGTCATACTCGACGGATCAGTCGGACTACAATACTGGGGATCTGAAGACAGCTTCTGATTCACACACCTTCCTTTTGAAG TGGTTTAGGGAATATCCAGAGTTCCTTGAAAATCCATTTTACATTTCTGGAGAGTCGTATGCTGGAGTTTACGTTCCAACTCTTGCTTCTGAAGTTGTTCAAG GAATTAAATCTGGCATGACGCCTACTCTGAATTTCAAG GGCTATATGGTTGGAAACGGTGTCACTGATGAGGCATTTGATGGTGATGCTCTTGTACCATTTGCATATGGAATGGGTCTTATATCAACCAACTTGTTTCAG GAGGTTAATACTGCTTGTAAGGGAAGCTACTGGAATCCAGAAAATGAAATCTGTGAAACCAAGCTAGCAAAAGTTGATaag GCACTTGAGGACCTCAACATTTATGATATCCTTGAACCATGCTACCATAGGCCTGAAATCAGGAAAGTTACCGTTCGTCATAACAAGTTGCCATCAAGTTTCAGAAGATTGGGGGAGACCAATCGACCACTGCCTGTTCGAAAAAGAATTTTTGGTCGTTCTTGGCCTCTGAGAGCTCCAGTAAGAGAAGGACATGTCCCGACATGGCCAGAACTTGGTAGTTCAGTTCCTTGTATG GATGATGAAGTTGCAACTTCATGGCTGAACAATGAAGCAGTGAGATCTGCAATACATGCTCAACCG gtAAGTGTAGTGGGTCCATGGGAGTTGTGTACAGATAATATTTCCTTCCAGCATGATGCTGGAAGTATGATCAAGTATCACAAGAACCTTACATATGGTGGTTACCGTGCACTCATATTCAG TGGCGACCATGATATGTGTGTACCTTACACTGGTAGCCAAGCATGGACTCGGTCACTGGGATATCAAGTCCTAGATGAGTGGAGACCTTGGTATTTCGATAAACAAGTTGCTGG ATACACCCAAGGCTACGAGCATAATCTTACCTTTCTTACCATAAAG GGTTCTGGTCATACTGTTCCTGAATACAAGCCGAGAGAGGCATTGGCCTTCTACGCACGTTGGTTGGCAGGCGGAAGTATTTGA